One part of the Arachidicoccus terrestris genome encodes these proteins:
- a CDS encoding Gfo/Idh/MocA family oxidoreductase, with amino-acid sequence MEKEHSQSRRDFIKKTSTVLAGITIVPRFVLGGKGFLAPSDKLTKAVIGVGGMGVNHFAYENTPVVAICDVDKKHLAHAAGMLKNKVKTFHDYRELIQLPEVDIVHIATPPHWHGIIAVDAAAAGKDIWCEKPMTHSIGEGKRVMEAMEQHGRIFRLNTWFRFKDIFYGMGTTVKPIKKLVDSGLLGWPLTVRVGKHTGFDWKFYWVGKEHLTPQPVPQELDYDTWLGPAQFKPYNKHRVHQTFRGYWDYDGGGLSDMGQHYLDPIQYFLGKDETSPVLVEVDAPQQHPDAVGTWRRITYTYADGCKIILDGEGKDTEVPYIEGPKGKLYPGFKSDIPDLERKLAAFPDPAPQITTFTESVKTRRPFALNERNGYHSCTIVNIGMVALRLGRSLRFDPEKQEFIGDEAANRMLMPVMRAPYTI; translated from the coding sequence ATGGAAAAGGAGCATTCACAGTCTAGAAGGGACTTTATTAAAAAGACTTCTACCGTCCTTGCTGGCATTACCATTGTGCCAAGATTTGTATTAGGAGGCAAGGGCTTCCTGGCACCCAGTGATAAACTGACTAAAGCGGTTATTGGTGTCGGCGGTATGGGCGTCAATCATTTTGCTTATGAAAACACACCGGTAGTGGCTATCTGTGACGTGGACAAAAAACACCTGGCGCATGCAGCAGGTATGCTAAAAAATAAAGTCAAGACTTTCCATGACTACCGGGAACTGATTCAATTACCGGAAGTCGATATTGTACATATCGCCACCCCCCCGCACTGGCATGGCATTATAGCAGTGGACGCGGCTGCCGCAGGCAAAGATATATGGTGTGAAAAACCGATGACCCATTCTATCGGAGAGGGGAAAAGAGTCATGGAAGCCATGGAACAGCATGGCCGCATCTTCCGGCTCAATACCTGGTTTAGATTTAAAGATATTTTTTACGGTATGGGCACCACTGTTAAACCGATAAAAAAACTGGTAGACAGTGGCTTATTAGGCTGGCCGTTAACAGTTCGCGTAGGTAAACACACAGGCTTTGACTGGAAATTCTATTGGGTGGGGAAAGAACATCTGACACCACAGCCTGTTCCACAAGAGCTGGATTACGATACCTGGCTGGGACCGGCTCAATTTAAGCCTTACAACAAACACAGAGTACATCAAACCTTTAGAGGCTACTGGGATTATGACGGTGGTGGGCTGAGCGATATGGGGCAACATTATCTGGATCCCATTCAGTATTTTTTAGGAAAAGATGAAACCAGTCCTGTATTAGTGGAAGTGGATGCCCCTCAACAGCATCCCGATGCCGTTGGCACCTGGCGACGAATTACCTATACCTATGCCGATGGCTGCAAAATCATATTGGATGGAGAAGGTAAAGACACGGAAGTTCCCTATATAGAAGGTCCTAAAGGAAAACTTTACCCGGGCTTTAAATCAGATATTCCTGACCTGGAGCGTAAGCTGGCTGCATTCCCGGATCCGGCTCCGCAGATCACGACTTTCACGGAGTCTGTAAAAACCAGACGTCCTTTTGCGCTCAACGAAAGAAACGGTTACCATTCCTGTACAATTGTCAATATAGGCATGGTGGCTTTGCGGCTAGGTCGTTCGCTAAGATTTGACCCCGAAAAACAAGAGTTCATCGGAGACGAAGCCGCCAACAGGATGCTGATGCCGGTCATGCGCGCGCCATATACGATTTAA
- a CDS encoding helix-turn-helix domain-containing protein translates to MDNNPTSRIPVIRMDGFRETQTAGAEQLIFNEIRGGNFIAKPHKHDFFMIILFVKGNGVHMIDSLEYQIANRQVHVLFPGQIHKWSIETGTEGYQLMIEKPLLEQFAPYFRFSFTNYQNHPVIRLSEESFDGLTHSFDAIKTELHHQTPLLQLITAYAGVIAATVSKEAERSFQEFQVYQSHPILARFNMLIDESYKEQKSVSYYAGKLHLTANYLNILCKKHLKVSATQLINQRIVLEAKRFLQCTSLSIKEIAYELGYNDHAHFSNFFKSRTAVPPSAFRQK, encoded by the coding sequence TTGGACAACAACCCGACATCCCGGATCCCTGTTATACGAATGGATGGGTTTCGTGAAACCCAGACCGCAGGGGCGGAGCAATTAATCTTTAACGAGATTCGAGGGGGGAATTTTATTGCCAAGCCGCACAAGCATGATTTTTTTATGATTATTTTGTTTGTGAAGGGTAACGGGGTGCATATGATCGACTCCCTGGAATATCAGATTGCCAATCGCCAGGTCCACGTGTTGTTCCCGGGCCAGATCCACAAATGGAGTATTGAAACAGGGACAGAGGGCTATCAATTGATGATTGAAAAGCCTTTGCTGGAACAATTTGCTCCTTATTTCCGGTTCTCCTTTACGAATTATCAGAACCATCCAGTGATTCGGCTCTCCGAAGAAAGCTTTGATGGATTGACCCATAGTTTTGACGCGATCAAAACGGAGTTGCATCATCAAACGCCTTTGTTACAATTGATCACAGCCTATGCAGGTGTTATTGCTGCTACTGTGAGCAAAGAAGCAGAACGCAGTTTTCAGGAATTTCAGGTTTATCAGAGTCATCCTATCCTGGCCAGGTTCAATATGCTGATTGATGAATCCTATAAGGAGCAGAAATCGGTATCTTATTATGCCGGGAAGTTGCATCTTACCGCTAACTATCTCAATATTCTTTGCAAGAAACATTTGAAGGTTTCTGCTACGCAGCTTATTAATCAGAGGATCGTACTGGAAGCCAAAAGATTCTTGCAATGTACAAGCCTGTCCATTAAAGAAATTGCCTATGAATTAGGGTACAACGACCATGCACATTTTTCTAATTTTTTTAAATCCAGAACTGCTGTGCCTCCTTCTGCCTTTAGACAGAAATAA